A window of the Acipenser ruthenus chromosome 30, fAciRut3.2 maternal haplotype, whole genome shotgun sequence genome harbors these coding sequences:
- the LOC131702780 gene encoding ras association domain-containing protein 5-like isoform X2 has product MTPERQAEFRTTACFGNVSKRFSKLFRRFPKSKSWSEGLKLIRRSSSSGSLSLSDCSYTCHQECQSLIQLDCNQQEKQLEDKPSPGSPVLQRRAKNVTQPQPQQPQQHEEKPKVLSEEEIKRKIEEYNSKVSDCFGMKLGEDGIYTGFIKVNLKLRRPVTVPAEVHPTAANQTPGLDKKTSFYLPLDAVKQLHISSTTTVSEVIQGLLNKFMVIDHPKKFALYRQTHRDGQDLFQKLPVSDHPLLLRLLSGPDADLLTFVLKENETGDVEWHAFSVPELQNFLTILEKEEQDRIKQVQKKYVLYRKKLEQALKEAGEKPG; this is encoded by the exons ATGACTCCGGAGAGGCAGGCAGAGTTTCGCACCACTGCCTGCTTCGGGAACGTCTCCAAGAGGTTCAGCAAGTTATTCCGACGCTTTCCCAAATCCAAATCCTGGTCTGAAGGCCTGAAGCTCATCCGGAGATCGAGCAGCAGCggatctctgtctctctcag ACTGCAGCTACACTTGTCATCAGGAATGCCAGAGTCTCATTCAACTGGACTGTAACCAACAGGAGAAACAATTGGAGGATAAGCCCTCTCCAGGGAGCCCTGTGCTGCAGAGGAGAGCCAAG AATGTcactcaaccccaaccccaacaaccacaacaacatgaAGAAAAACCAAAGGTCCTTTCAGAGGAGGAGATCAAGAGGAAGATAGAGGAGTACAACTCCAAAGTGTCGGACTGCTTTGGAATGAAACTG GGTGAGGACGGCATCTACACAGGGTTCATCAAGGTGAACCTGAAGCTGCGGCGGCCTGTGACCGTCCCGGCAGAGGTGCATCCCACAGCGGCCAACCAGACCCCAGGCTTGGACAAGAAGACCTCCTTCTACCTGCCCCTGGACGCGGTCAAGCAGCTGCACATCAGCAGCACAACGACAGTGAGCGAGGTCATCCAGGGCCTGCTCAACAAGTTCATGGTCATAGACCATCCCAAGAAATTTGCACTTTACCGGCAGACGCACCGCGATGGCCAAG ATCTCTTTCAGAAGCTGCCGGTCTCAGATCACCCGCTGTTGCTGAGGCTGCTTAGTGGCCCTGACGCAGACCTGCTGACTTTTGTACTGAAAGAAAACGAGACGGGGGATGTGGAG TGGCATGCCTTCTCAGTCCCAGAGCTGCAGAACTTCCTAACGATACTTGAGAAAGAGGAACAGGACAGGATCAAGCAGGTGCAAAAGAAATACGTTTTGTATCGAAAAAAACTGGAGCAGGCTTTAAAAGAGGCAGGAGAGAAGCCTGGATAA
- the LOC131702780 gene encoding ras association domain-containing protein 5-like isoform X3, with the protein MTGSNSMSSGYCSLEEDLEDCFFTAKTSFFRKAQNKLGAKNVTQPQPQQPQQHEEKPKVLSEEEIKRKIEEYNSKVSDCFGMKLGEDGIYTGFIKVNLKLRRPVTVPAEVHPTAANQTPGLDKKTSFYLPLDAVKQLHISSTTTVSEVIQGLLNKFMVIDHPKKFALYRQTHRDGQDLFQKLPVSDHPLLLRLLSGPDADLLTFVLKENETGDVEWHAFSVPELQNFLTILEKEEQDRIKQVQKKYVLYRKKLEQALKEAGEKPG; encoded by the exons ATGACGGGGAGTAACAGTATGAGTAGTGGATACTGTAGCCTGGAGGAAGATCTTGAAGACTGCTTCTTCACAGCCAAGACCTCTTTCTTTCGAAAAGCGCAGAATAAACTTGGGGCCAAG AATGTcactcaaccccaaccccaacaaccacaacaacatgaAGAAAAACCAAAGGTCCTTTCAGAGGAGGAGATCAAGAGGAAGATAGAGGAGTACAACTCCAAAGTGTCGGACTGCTTTGGAATGAAACTG GGTGAGGACGGCATCTACACAGGGTTCATCAAGGTGAACCTGAAGCTGCGGCGGCCTGTGACCGTCCCGGCAGAGGTGCATCCCACAGCGGCCAACCAGACCCCAGGCTTGGACAAGAAGACCTCCTTCTACCTGCCCCTGGACGCGGTCAAGCAGCTGCACATCAGCAGCACAACGACAGTGAGCGAGGTCATCCAGGGCCTGCTCAACAAGTTCATGGTCATAGACCATCCCAAGAAATTTGCACTTTACCGGCAGACGCACCGCGATGGCCAAG ATCTCTTTCAGAAGCTGCCGGTCTCAGATCACCCGCTGTTGCTGAGGCTGCTTAGTGGCCCTGACGCAGACCTGCTGACTTTTGTACTGAAAGAAAACGAGACGGGGGATGTGGAG TGGCATGCCTTCTCAGTCCCAGAGCTGCAGAACTTCCTAACGATACTTGAGAAAGAGGAACAGGACAGGATCAAGCAGGTGCAAAAGAAATACGTTTTGTATCGAAAAAAACTGGAGCAGGCTTTAAAAGAGGCAGGAGAGAAGCCTGGATAA
- the LOC131702780 gene encoding ras association domain-containing protein 5-like isoform X1, producing MASATVGQHRFQHIIDKDQELFLNRLSASEKKRILRKSSNEKKRTVTTAASLDHLHPPPNIVAQGNREGNVVLQSCKRINVVVNDHTNCFEYADLTGTRSSAAAAEVLLKQNNIRVQTNEGHLNTNGIVCKSGASAKCLTPCTQNGRNPHVLPNGAKEPESSSVMNGQNFQRCSRRSSQVTLHQDVDFSSLSEENGFGAHSINSSNTSSRNKMPILTQGRSGVVKMMRHEPPRREAWSIFGQEDPRVKKEKGEGHCFSLTSVTHDWCDACNRQVSSQGLRCKNCSYTCHQECQSLIQLDCNQQEKQLEDKPSPGSPVLQRRAKNVTQPQPQQPQQHEEKPKVLSEEEIKRKIEEYNSKVSDCFGMKLGEDGIYTGFIKVNLKLRRPVTVPAEVHPTAANQTPGLDKKTSFYLPLDAVKQLHISSTTTVSEVIQGLLNKFMVIDHPKKFALYRQTHRDGQDLFQKLPVSDHPLLLRLLSGPDADLLTFVLKENETGDVEWHAFSVPELQNFLTILEKEEQDRIKQVQKKYVLYRKKLEQALKEAGEKPG from the exons ATGGCGTCGGCTACGGTGGGTCAGCACCGCTTTCAACATATCATAGACAAAGACCAGGAGCTGTTTCTTAATCGGCTGTCTGCTAGCGAGAAGAAAAGGATCCTGAGGAAATCTTCTAACGAGAAGAAGCGGACAGTGACCACAGCAGCATCCCTGGATCATTTGCATCCTCCTCCAAACATTGTGGCGCAAGGAAACCGGGAAGGCAATGTCGTGCTACAATCATgcaaaaggatcaatgttgtggTTAATGACCATACAAACTGTTTTGAATATGCAGATTTGACAGGGACACGTTCATCCGCGGCCGCTGCGGAAGTGCTATTGAAACAGAATAACATCAGGGTCCAGACAAACGAGGGGCATCTTAACACGAACGGAATAGTTTGTAAAAGTGGTGCCAGTGCAAAATGTTTGACACCCTGCACGCAAAACGGACGTAACCCGCATGTTCTGCCGAACGGTGCTAAAGAACCAGAGTCAAGTTCTGTTATGAATGGTCAGAACTTTCAGAGGTGTTCCAGGCGGTCATCGCAAGTGACGTTACATCAAGACGTGGATTTCAGCTCTCTGAGCGAGGAAAACGGGTTTGGTGCACACAGCATCAACAGTAGTAACACTAGCAGCCGTAACAAGATGCCGATCTTAACCCAAGGGAGATCGGGAGTGGTGAAGATGATGAGACACGAGCCGCCGCGGAGGGAGGCATGGTCCATCTTTGGACAGGAGGACCCGAGAGTGAAgaaggagaagggagaggggcACTGCTTCAGCCTGACCTCGGTCACTCACGACTGGTGCGATGCGTGTAATCGCCAGGTGAGCTCTCAAGGGCTCAGGTGTAAAA ACTGCAGCTACACTTGTCATCAGGAATGCCAGAGTCTCATTCAACTGGACTGTAACCAACAGGAGAAACAATTGGAGGATAAGCCCTCTCCAGGGAGCCCTGTGCTGCAGAGGAGAGCCAAG AATGTcactcaaccccaaccccaacaaccacaacaacatgaAGAAAAACCAAAGGTCCTTTCAGAGGAGGAGATCAAGAGGAAGATAGAGGAGTACAACTCCAAAGTGTCGGACTGCTTTGGAATGAAACTG GGTGAGGACGGCATCTACACAGGGTTCATCAAGGTGAACCTGAAGCTGCGGCGGCCTGTGACCGTCCCGGCAGAGGTGCATCCCACAGCGGCCAACCAGACCCCAGGCTTGGACAAGAAGACCTCCTTCTACCTGCCCCTGGACGCGGTCAAGCAGCTGCACATCAGCAGCACAACGACAGTGAGCGAGGTCATCCAGGGCCTGCTCAACAAGTTCATGGTCATAGACCATCCCAAGAAATTTGCACTTTACCGGCAGACGCACCGCGATGGCCAAG ATCTCTTTCAGAAGCTGCCGGTCTCAGATCACCCGCTGTTGCTGAGGCTGCTTAGTGGCCCTGACGCAGACCTGCTGACTTTTGTACTGAAAGAAAACGAGACGGGGGATGTGGAG TGGCATGCCTTCTCAGTCCCAGAGCTGCAGAACTTCCTAACGATACTTGAGAAAGAGGAACAGGACAGGATCAAGCAGGTGCAAAAGAAATACGTTTTGTATCGAAAAAAACTGGAGCAGGCTTTAAAAGAGGCAGGAGAGAAGCCTGGATAA